In Suncus etruscus isolate mSunEtr1 chromosome 2, mSunEtr1.pri.cur, whole genome shotgun sequence, the genomic stretch ACTTGGATCTCCTGCTTAAGTGGCCACCGAACCCACGGGTGGCCCCCCGCAGTTCCTGCAAGCCTCCTGGAAGCCGAGGGTGGACCTGGGCCCTGTGCCCATTGATTGATCCTGATCCAGCACAAAGTGGGGCCTCCCCACACACCATCATACTGAGCTCTCCACGGCCCCCACGGAGCCTGCAGGATCCCCCAGGCTTTTCAGGGAGTGGAGAAAGTGGTGGTTGCAAGTCGGCAAACTGACCTGCaaacttttgccttttttttttttttgaatccaaAGAAATATCAATATCAGTGATTTTTGTCCACTGCCTGGCGCTTGAAATGCAGCAAAAATCCTAATTCATCTAACCAGACATGCGTCAGTGATCTGCAAAGCCCCTGCACTCAGTGACCCCCCAGCAACGGGAGATTTTATAGgagctgagccccccccccaaaaaaaaaaaaacccatcctCGTGGCACTGGGTCCTGCAGCCTCGGTCCTTTCAATGCCTGGTCCCTCCTGGGACTGTTGGCCTTCGCTGGAGATCAGAGTCCTGCTGTTTGCCATGGGCTGCATTCAGAGCATCGGGGACAAGGCCAAGGTCTTCCGGGACGGCATCACCGTGACTGATGTGAAGGCGGCCATCGACCCCGTGCCCACCAGCATCGATGAGTCTTCCAGTGTGGTGCTCCGGTACCGGACTCCCCACTTCCGGGCATCGGCCCAGGTTATCATGCCGCCCATCCCCAGGAAGGAAACTTGGATTGTGGGTTGGATCCAGGCCTGCAGCCACATGGAGTTCTACAACCACTATGCGAACCAGGGCATGTCCAGTTGGGAGCTCCCAGCCCTGCAGGAGGGCCGCATCGAAGCCATCAGTGACTCGGACGGCGTGAACTACCCCTGGTATGGCAACACCACCGAGACATGCACCATCGTGGGCCCCACCAGGAGAGACTCCAAGTTCATGATCAGCATGAACGACAACTTCTCCCCCAGCGTCACGTGGGCCGTGCCCGTGAGCGAGAGCAACGTGGCCAGGCTGACCAAGATCTACCGCAATCAGAGCTTCACCACGTGGCTGGTGGCCACCAATATGACCACCAATGACATGCTCATACTGCAAACGCTGCGCTGGCATATGCAACTCACCATTGAGGTGAATCCCAACCGGCCCCTGGGCCAGCGCGCCCGCCTGCATGAGCCCAGCGTGCAGGACCAACCCAAGATCCTGAGCAAGAATGAGCCCATCCCGCAGAGCGCACTGGCCAAACCCAACGCCAATGATGCTCAGGTCCTCATGTGGCGGCCCAAGTATGGGCAGCCGATGGTGGTGATCCCCCCCAAACACCGGTGACAGCTCCCCACTCCCACCGGACCCCGCTCATGCACACCCCACCGTATACTCCCAGTCTCTTAAATCATGCAGCGAAATACAACCATTCTACCTTCTGCAGGCGGATCTCACTGTGCACTGTGGCCATGGAGCAGGGGAGCGGCCCTCCCACTATGACCGATCCCCCATCCCCTGCAAGGGGTTGGGTAGGAGAACTCCCCTGCACCCCGCAGCGCTCCTGTGCGCCCCTCCTTGCAATGCTGTCCCTGGAACAACTGCTTTTCCACTACTTCTTATATGTTCATAGCCTCGTTCTGAGGTTTGGGGGCGGGAGGAAGGGGGATGTACCCCGGGTAGGTGGTGGATGATGATGGGGCCTATCCCACCCCGCGGCAgctccccctttcttcttcctcatgcGGCCTTATGTAGACTTGCTTTGCCAAACTTTTGCCTTAAGCtgagatgaaaggaaaaaaaaaaaacaatcaagcgCTGCACATCGGACAGGGCAGCCAGGGTGTCCCCCTCTCCACCCAGCTTTGCGGCCTCTGCAGGAGTGGGGGGCTGGGTGCCCATGCAGACCCCCCCAGAGCAGCTGCCTCGCCTTTAGTCTCACCAGTGAAGCCACAGGCTTTCCTCATAGCACCCTCTTTCGCTACCAtagtcccccccacacacacacgtgtATCCCTATGCAAAAGGGCTGAGCTCGGTCAGGGCACATTGACCAAGGAGGGTCCCCACTTTTCCTGGCAGCCTTAATTTGCCTCAGTGGGTCTGGGAGTAGCAGGGTGGGCCCAGGGCTGGCCTGCCTGTGCCCATCCGCTAGGACAGGCGCCCTGGGACAGTTATTGGACCTGCTGCCAGAGGTGAGGGGCTGAGGGATCCTCCGCATCCTGTACTTCTTTCCTGGAATAAACCTCTGAGGCTCAGCTCTGGGGATGAGGGGTCTGGGAGGAACCCCAGCTTTGCCATGTTAGGAAAAtttcttcccttccctgtccCCCAATCCCATGAGCTGAATCTCCAATCAGGAATCCCGGGTGGTGTCCGTGTGGTAGTAGACAAATTACTGGGTGCTTGGTGCGACCCCTCTCTGGGTGCCTCGTCTCATGCTGGAATCCTGGTGGAAGTGGGGCCAGAGCCCCCCTGCCCCCCATGGGTTTCTGGTGCTCGGGGAAGCCTCTTAGGCAGGAGCACTGCTGGTCTTCGGTGTGTACTGGAGGCTGCCGTCCAGAGAGGCCTTGAGGGGGCCAAGCGGTTCTCTGCTCCCTTCTGGTCTCTTGGTGGAGGGATTCTTTTTTGTACTCAGGTCTAATGTGCTGGAAAAGGGGAGTGTCAGGAGGTTGGAGCTCAGGTTTGAGCTTCCTGACTGCTTGCGGTGTTTTTCCTCAAGATGGAGGGTGGCAGTGGGGAAGAACTGACTGTCAGTAGAGTGACCCTTAGCTCGTGGGGGCTGGCTGGCTTGAGTCCCCATGGGGGACTGTGCTGCTCTGGCTGCCCCGCCCCCAGGGTGCAGATCCCACTTCTGACTGCAGGCCCTGCCCCTAATGGTAGGCCTTTCTCTCTACCCAGGACTCTGGGGCTCCCCCAGGCTTGAATCTGGTCCCGTGGGTGCCCTCATGTCGCGGGTGCTCCCTCCAGCAATAAGGACCGCTCCTGGCCATGGAAACTACTGTGAAAAAAGCCGCTGTTCTTACAGGAGGCGCCAGACGCGCAAACGTGCAAAATAAactgttgtgtttttttaaaggaaaaaataaaacattcaaaagaataaataaaatataatttttaagtaaaaaaaaaagacattgataAAAGtaccctttttaaaaattcttcccaGGCCATCAGTGGGTGCCAAATGATTCAAGATTTAATACCACCTTGTCCTCTCAACAAAAGTCACAAATAGAGCAGTCACACTGGCAGAAGTGGAATCTTGACTAGCTGATTCTGAAAGCCCATTCAAACTGAATATCTGAGGCCTTATTTTACCCATATTTGATTATAGATGTACTATATAATAGAAGCAAGGAAGCTGAGAAATTTCTACACCTTCTACTTATAACTCCTCAAGAAAATTTACAGATTGAATGTAGAGAATAATACCTTTGCTGAAATTATGCTTGGGTTCAAGGCTTCtactatatgttttcttttttatgtttttgattttgggtcacacccagcagctctcaggggttactcctggctctatgctcagaaattgctcctggcagtcacaggggaccatatgggatgccggaattcagaccatggtccatcctggatcggctgcatgcaaggccaatgccctaccactgtgctatctctccggcccctactatgTGTTTTCTTTTCAACACTTCCTTTCCTACTTTAGAGTCCAATTTATGACTCCATCCCCTAAGTTCAAATGCACTAATTATGGGAGAAAAGTCTTGAAGAAGAAGAGTTATGAGTACAAGAGAATTGTGAGCTTTGTATGTTATGAGACATAGGAGGGTTATGAGCATCCAAGTGTCTGTCAGACACTCAGGTCCCCATGAGCTCTTCTGTGTCAGGGACTCAGTCTGATCTGTCTTAGTTTGTTCCTAACATCCAGTGGAGATGTTGTTGCATATCATTTCCTTAACAAGTTTGAATGAAGGTTAGGAATGTAGCTCCACTGTAGTTCACTTTCCTGGACTgcgtgaggccctgggtttgatcccagcatcatctgcctcaaaaaaaaaaagttgattgcataaattaataaagaaataaatgaacatagAAAGTGATCACTTGAGTGCATAAACACTAGCTGGCCCTCAAGCCTAACTAAAGATATTTAGTGgagaaaaagatatgaagaaaAAGGAATAGGAAAAGGGCAAAGCTTCTGCCCACATTTCCTTAGCAATTCCTCTAGAAAGAGGGTAACAAGGCAAGACTCTTGTCCTATCCTTCCTGCTGTCCTGGCTTCACCCGATTTCTTGCTGGGCTACCCATAATTCTCAAGCTTGACCTTTCTAACAGTTGTAGACTAGAGACCCCACATGAATATCAGCtttccaattaaaaaataaaaagaataaaagaaaaaatattagcttTCTGAGATAAAGGGAAATGAAAAACTGGGCCTTGAGTCTGGGTGCGT encodes the following:
- the LOC126001127 gene encoding protein FAM78A-like, whose protein sequence is MPGPSWDCWPSLEIRVLLFAMGCIQSIGDKAKVFRDGITVTDVKAAIDPVPTSIDESSSVVLRYRTPHFRASAQVIMPPIPRKETWIVGWIQACSHMEFYNHYANQGMSSWELPALQEGRIEAISDSDGVNYPWYGNTTETCTIVGPTRRDSKFMISMNDNFSPSVTWAVPVSESNVARLTKIYRNQSFTTWLVATNMTTNDMLILQTLRWHMQLTIEVNPNRPLGQRARLHEPSVQDQPKILSKNEPIPQSALAKPNANDAQVLMWRPKYGQPMVVIPPKHR